The genomic region TGTCACAGCGGGACAATATCCTTTTTGGCACATAGTCTCCTTGTCACTTCAACTCACACTTGATAATTCAGTGATAGTTGCCTGCGTGTCCCAACGACTCACTCTTCGGATAGTCCGAGCTCCGACCCGACGACCTGATCCATTCCGCGCCGAATCCGTTGTGACATCGCTGATGGTGAAATGTCGAGTTTGTCCGCCAGTTCAGCCTGTGAGATACCACGAGGCACGTTGAAGTACCCCTCTCTGTGTGCCGTTTCAAGTGCGACCTGCTGGTCTGCGGTCAATCCGCAGCCGCCGGCGTTTGCCTCCCCGGTAGTCCAGTACAGTCGGTCAAGTCTAAATGTGATGTTCCGTTCAGAACACTCGGATCGGAACTGCGACAGTGCTGCTCGCGACCGAAACTGTGCGTGCACCAGCCACTGTCCACCCGTTCCCTCCATGTCGAGCGCCCGGCCACCGGCACGGACGAGCGAGGGCGTGACCTGAATGGC from Haloarcula sp. H-GB4 harbors:
- a CDS encoding helix-turn-helix domain-containing protein; the encoded protein is MRNTGDQGSVTEADQPVDGAGYGPASPSEADGTPREKSLGVDLCLSHPELILTDTIESSPDVTVRPEEMVNDGTSNFLVIEVAGESLDQFETDLRKDNTVCGSLVLDWTETNRIYRIEVADSAIQVTPSLVRAGGRALDMEGTGGQWLVHAQFRSRAALSQFRSECSERNITFRLDRLYWTTGEANAGGCGLTADQQVALETAHREGYFNVPRGISQAELADKLDISPSAMSQRIRRGMDQVVGSELGLSEE